One window of the Labilibaculum sp. genome contains the following:
- a CDS encoding ABC-F family ATP-binding cassette domain-containing protein produces the protein MISINNLTVEFGGFTLFKQVSFIVNTRDRIGLVGKNGAGKSTLLKIFAGFQAPTTGTVSLPNEIKIGYLPQQVNHIDGNTVMEEALSAFEEVLGLEKEIAEINSEIAERTDYESEEYMKLIERLTDKNDRYHMMGGENIEAEAERTLLGLGFLRSDFIRQTTEFSGGWRMRVELAKILLRRPHVFLLDEPTNHLDIESIQWLEDFLKTYPGAVVLVSHDRAFLDNITNRTVEISVGKIYDYKVPYSQYVVLHAERREQQMKAYINQQKQIKDTEDFIERFRYKATKSVQVQSRIKQLDKIDRIEIDEEDSSKLSLKFPPAPRSGDLVCEVKNLSKAYGDHLVLNELEFVIERGEKLAFVGKNGEGKSTLVKVLMGELEHTGTCKLGHNVKIGYFAQNQAQMLNENKSVFETIDDVAVGDVRTKIRDILGAFMFRGEDIDKKVKVLSGGERSRLAMIRLLLEPVNLLVLDEPTNHLDMRSKDVLKEALNQFDGTVIVVSHDREFLNGLSSKVYEFTNKKIKEHLGGIYDFLQTKKMDSLKELEVKKAVSLVQADVAPSDNKLNYLERKEMNKKISKMERAVSNSEDNIARFEEQIATMEEMLANPEKMQDQSLFAKYEKTKKDLEKEMSDWENFNEELEQLIAEKGE, from the coding sequence ATGATCTCTATTAACAATCTTACGGTTGAATTTGGTGGCTTTACCCTTTTTAAGCAAGTAAGTTTTATTGTAAATACTCGCGACCGAATTGGATTGGTTGGGAAGAATGGTGCAGGAAAATCAACTTTGCTAAAAATATTTGCTGGTTTTCAGGCGCCTACAACGGGAACTGTATCATTACCAAATGAGATTAAAATAGGATACTTACCTCAGCAGGTAAATCATATCGATGGCAATACCGTGATGGAGGAAGCTTTATCTGCTTTTGAAGAGGTTTTGGGCTTGGAAAAGGAAATTGCTGAAATTAATTCAGAGATTGCAGAACGAACCGATTACGAATCGGAAGAGTACATGAAGCTGATAGAAAGATTGACGGATAAAAACGACCGCTACCATATGATGGGTGGTGAAAATATCGAGGCCGAAGCTGAGCGTACTTTACTTGGATTGGGATTTTTAAGAAGCGATTTCATCCGACAGACTACAGAATTTAGCGGAGGATGGAGAATGCGCGTAGAATTGGCGAAAATTTTGTTGCGTCGTCCGCATGTTTTCCTTCTTGATGAGCCAACAAATCATTTGGATATTGAATCAATTCAGTGGCTGGAGGATTTTTTGAAAACTTATCCGGGAGCCGTAGTATTGGTGTCTCATGACCGGGCATTTTTGGATAATATTACCAATAGAACCGTTGAAATTTCTGTTGGTAAAATATACGATTACAAAGTTCCCTATTCACAATATGTTGTTTTGCACGCAGAGCGTCGCGAACAGCAAATGAAAGCCTACATTAATCAGCAAAAACAAATAAAAGATACTGAAGACTTTATTGAGCGTTTTCGCTATAAGGCAACAAAATCGGTTCAGGTTCAGTCCCGTATCAAGCAATTGGATAAAATTGACCGTATCGAGATTGACGAGGAGGATAGCTCGAAACTAAGCCTGAAATTTCCTCCGGCGCCACGATCTGGCGATTTGGTTTGTGAGGTGAAAAATTTGAGCAAAGCATATGGTGATCATTTGGTTTTAAATGAGCTTGAATTTGTAATTGAGAGAGGTGAAAAACTTGCTTTTGTGGGTAAGAATGGAGAAGGGAAATCGACACTGGTAAAAGTCTTGATGGGCGAACTAGAGCATACGGGTACATGTAAGTTGGGACACAATGTAAAGATTGGCTATTTTGCTCAAAATCAGGCTCAGATGTTGAACGAAAACAAATCGGTATTTGAAACGATTGATGATGTTGCTGTTGGAGATGTTCGAACTAAGATTCGTGATATTTTGGGTGCTTTCATGTTTCGGGGCGAGGATATTGATAAAAAAGTGAAGGTTTTATCGGGAGGAGAGCGTTCCCGTTTGGCTATGATTCGTTTGCTTTTGGAACCCGTGAACCTTCTTGTACTCGATGAACCTACCAACCATTTGGATATGAGATCGAAAGATGTTTTGAAAGAAGCATTGAATCAATTTGATGGTACGGTAATCGTAGTTTCTCACGATCGTGAATTCTTGAATGGACTTTCCTCAAAAGTATATGAGTTTACGAATAAGAAGATAAAAGAACATTTGGGAGGAATCTATGATTTTCTGCAAACCAAGAAGATGGATTCCTTAAAGGAATTGGAAGTGAAGAAAGCTGTTTCTTTAGTTCAGGCAGATGTTGCGCCTTCTGATAACAAGTTGAATTATTTGGAGCGGAAAGAGATGAATAAGAAAATCTCTAAAATGGAAAGAGCTGTTTCAAATTCAGAAGATAATATAGCACGCTTCGAAGAACAAATAGCCACAATGGAGGAAATGCTTGCAAATCCGGAAAAAATGCAGGATCAGTCTCTGTTTGCGAAATATGAGAAAACCAAAAAAGATCTTGAAAAAGAAATGTCTGATTGGGAGAATTTTAATGAAGAATTGGAGCAGTTGATTGCTGAAAAAGGAGAGTGA
- a CDS encoding DUF418 domain-containing protein, with translation MMPTTAKPTLPNERIQSLDLLRGFALLGILLINIQLFGLPNASFANPSVMGDLSTPDYFSYYIVNVFGELKFMTIFSILFGAGMLLFINRLNDKGLDGAKFHVRRMIWLLLFGMLHAYLIWFGDILVAYAIVGLVAVLLRKMKDSWKIVLCALLYLIPMGFFYLVGSFFENMPPEMAKETMADFSPGPELLTAEIDLCQIGSWFDIFVKRAQLNMNYQVGSFFMLSLWRTTGIMLLGMVLLNNGVLVAAKSKLFYFLMALTGIGIGTFFANEGFHRIVETKWEIIYFFKYGYQFNYFGSLFTSLGYIGLILLVYQMKILRFFTKALEAVGRMAFTNYLCQSIICSIIFYSYGFGMFARYSRTELLVWVLLIWIFQLISSSIWLKYYKMGPFEWLWRYLTYKEKPQLSLNVKYQ, from the coding sequence ATGATGCCAACTACTGCTAAGCCAACTTTGCCCAACGAAAGAATACAATCTCTGGATCTTCTTCGTGGATTTGCTCTGTTAGGAATCTTATTAATTAATATCCAGTTATTTGGACTTCCAAATGCCTCTTTTGCCAATCCTTCGGTAATGGGTGATTTGTCAACGCCTGATTATTTCTCTTATTATATTGTGAATGTATTTGGGGAATTGAAGTTTATGACGATTTTTTCCATCTTATTTGGTGCAGGTATGCTGCTATTTATCAACCGGCTAAATGACAAGGGACTGGATGGGGCAAAATTTCATGTCCGACGCATGATTTGGTTATTGTTATTTGGGATGCTGCATGCTTATTTAATTTGGTTTGGAGATATTTTGGTTGCTTATGCCATTGTGGGTTTGGTTGCAGTTCTGCTTCGAAAGATGAAGGATAGTTGGAAAATTGTGCTGTGTGCTTTACTGTATCTAATTCCAATGGGATTTTTTTATTTGGTGGGAAGCTTTTTTGAAAATATGCCACCCGAGATGGCTAAAGAAACTATGGCAGATTTTAGTCCTGGTCCGGAATTATTAACCGCAGAAATTGATTTGTGTCAAATAGGCAGTTGGTTTGATATTTTCGTGAAAAGGGCTCAATTAAATATGAACTATCAGGTAGGCTCATTTTTTATGCTGTCTTTATGGAGAACAACCGGAATAATGTTGCTGGGAATGGTATTGCTAAATAATGGAGTGTTAGTCGCGGCAAAATCGAAACTATTTTATTTTTTGATGGCTTTGACAGGCATTGGCATAGGAACTTTTTTTGCCAATGAAGGATTTCATCGCATCGTTGAAACCAAATGGGAGATAATTTATTTCTTCAAATACGGCTATCAGTTCAACTATTTTGGCAGTTTGTTTACCTCCTTAGGTTATATTGGTTTGATTCTTTTGGTTTATCAAATGAAAATTTTGCGTTTTTTCACAAAAGCGTTAGAAGCAGTTGGTCGAATGGCTTTTACGAACTACCTTTGTCAATCCATAATTTGTTCCATTATTTTTTATAGTTATGGCTTTGGAATGTTTGCACGTTACTCAAGAACAGAATTACTGGTTTGGGTTTTGTTGATTTGGATATTTCAATTGATTTCTTCCTCTATCTGGCTGAAATATTATAAAATGGGACCATTTGAATGGTTGTGGCGATATTTAACTTACAAGGAAAAGCCACAGTTATCACTGAATGTAAAATACCAATAA
- a CDS encoding ATP-binding protein, which yields MNHLFVPNMGRVDFEDIVFDKELSVKVEQFLREYEHLEILNKFGLPVVNKLLLFGKSGCGKTMTARAIANKLGKKLKTINLGNIVSSKLGETSRNIAAAFKMAETQEAVLFFDEFDSLGKERNYDNTDSSEMKRVVNSMIQLIDSLPKNSIVIAATNQIDLIDEALVRRFELKLEFHNPSKIYLDKLYDQLISKYPKEYQKVNRIYDISFAEAETIVMLEVKENIIESELIKKAKILQEDKLTVICDN from the coding sequence ATGAATCATTTATTTGTTCCCAATATGGGACGGGTTGATTTTGAGGATATTGTTTTTGACAAGGAGTTGTCGGTTAAAGTGGAACAGTTTCTGCGAGAGTACGAACATCTTGAAATACTAAATAAATTTGGCTTGCCGGTTGTGAATAAACTCTTGCTTTTTGGGAAATCAGGATGTGGGAAAACCATGACTGCCAGAGCAATTGCAAATAAGTTGGGCAAGAAGTTGAAAACGATTAATTTGGGCAATATTGTTTCCTCTAAATTAGGAGAAACCTCAAGAAATATTGCTGCTGCTTTTAAAATGGCAGAAACTCAGGAAGCTGTCTTGTTTTTCGATGAGTTCGATTCTTTGGGCAAAGAAAGAAACTACGACAATACCGATAGCAGCGAGATGAAACGAGTGGTGAATAGTATGATTCAGCTGATTGATTCTTTACCAAAAAACTCGATTGTAATTGCCGCGACCAACCAAATTGACCTAATTGATGAGGCCTTGGTTAGACGTTTTGAGCTGAAGCTGGAATTTCACAACCCTTCTAAAATCTATTTGGATAAATTGTACGATCAATTGATTTCAAAATATCCGAAGGAATATCAGAAAGTAAACCGGATTTATGACATCTCTTTTGCCGAGGCTGAAACCATTGTGATGCTCGAAGTGAAAGAAAATATCATTGAATCAGAATTAATAAAAAAAGCAAAAATTTTGCAGGAAGATAAGCTGACCGTGATTTGTGATAATTAG